A genome region from Staphylococcus capitis subsp. capitis includes the following:
- a CDS encoding citrate:proton symporter, with the protein MHGDNIWLTMIGLAIIVSIVGLLIAKKISPVVGMTLIPCIGAMILGYSVGDLVKFFDKGLSQVMNVVIMFIFAIIFFGIMTDSGLFKPLVKRLILMTRGNVIIVCVMTALIGSFAQLDGAGAVTFLLSIPALLPLYKALNMNKYLLILLLALSAAIMNMVPWGGPMARVATVLKVKSVNELWYGLIPIQIIGFVLVIIFAVYLGFREKKRIKKAIEKGEVEETQDVDIHRLVNIYEREQDIKFPVKGRARNNPYIIWINVVLTILVIVIMLTNLAPPEFAFMIGTSLALIINYKSVDEQMDRLKAHAPNALMMAAVIIAAGMFLGVLNETGMLKVIATDFIKIIPDAVGPYLHIIVGIFGVPLDLLTSTDAYYFAVLPIVEQTASQFHVSAVSTAYAMVIGNIIGTFVSPFSPALWLSIGLAEANMGTYIKYAFFWIWGFAIVLLLIAVLMGVVTV; encoded by the coding sequence AAATTAGCCCGGTTGTTGGCATGACATTGATACCATGTATCGGTGCAATGATATTGGGATACAGTGTGGGAGATTTAGTAAAATTCTTTGATAAGGGCTTATCACAAGTTATGAACGTTGTCATAATGTTTATATTTGCCATCATCTTTTTTGGCATTATGACTGATAGTGGATTATTTAAGCCTTTAGTGAAGCGATTGATATTAATGACGAGAGGTAATGTGATTATTGTTTGTGTAATGACTGCGTTAATTGGTTCATTTGCGCAATTAGATGGCGCTGGGGCAGTGACTTTTCTACTTTCAATACCAGCATTGCTTCCATTATATAAAGCGCTAAATATGAATAAATACCTCCTAATATTATTACTTGCGCTAAGTGCAGCAATTATGAACATGGTTCCGTGGGGTGGACCTATGGCACGTGTGGCAACAGTATTGAAAGTGAAAAGTGTGAATGAATTATGGTATGGTCTGATTCCAATTCAAATTATTGGATTCGTCCTCGTAATCATCTTCGCAGTATACTTAGGATTTCGTGAAAAGAAACGTATTAAGAAGGCGATAGAAAAAGGCGAAGTAGAAGAAACGCAAGATGTAGATATACATAGATTAGTTAATATTTATGAACGTGAACAAGATATTAAGTTTCCGGTTAAAGGCCGTGCTAGGAATAATCCTTATATTATATGGATAAATGTAGTATTAACGATTTTAGTTATCGTCATCATGCTAACAAATCTAGCGCCACCAGAGTTTGCTTTCATGATAGGCACTTCACTCGCACTAATTATCAACTATAAAAGTGTTGATGAACAAATGGATCGATTAAAGGCTCATGCTCCTAATGCCTTAATGATGGCGGCAGTCATTATTGCAGCTGGAATGTTCTTAGGTGTTCTTAATGAAACGGGTATGCTCAAAGTGATTGCTACTGATTTTATTAAGATTATTCCAGATGCAGTAGGTCCATATTTGCATATCATTGTTGGGATATTCGGTGTGCCATTAGATTTATTAACAAGTACGGATGCATATTACTTTGCTGTTCTACCTATTGTTGAACAAACTGCTAGTCAATTCCATGTTTCAGCTGTTTCTACAGCATATGCAATGGTGATTGGTAATATTATTGGTACATTCGTAAGTCCGTTTTCACCAGCATTATGGTTATCCATTGGACTTGCTGAAGCGAATATGGGTACTTACATTAAGTATGCATTCTTTTGGATTTGGGGATTTGCCATTGTGCTATTACTTATCGCAGTACTTATGGGCGTCGTGACTGTTTAG
- a CDS encoding CHAP domain-containing protein — MKKIATATIATAGIATFGIMQHDADAAENNNNGYNPNDPYSYSYTYTIDQQGNYHYDWKGNWSPQQAQQGNNSNYSNANQSTQSYNSYNNYNNYRTNNQTQSYNSNNGGGLGANYSTSDRNVKVTTQSAPTQKSSSNASAAFAGQTSSGSNLYTSGQCTYYVYDKVGGKISSTWGNANNWANAAASSGYTVNNTPKQGAIMQTSQGAFGHVAYVENVNNDGSVKVSEMNYNGGPGVVSTRTISASQAGAYNYIS, encoded by the coding sequence ATGAAAAAAATCGCTACAGCTACAATCGCTACAGCAGGTATTGCAACATTTGGAATCATGCAACACGATGCAGATGCAGCGGAAAATAACAATAATGGATATAACCCTAACGATCCTTATTCTTACAGCTACACTTATACAATCGATCAACAAGGTAACTATCATTACGATTGGAAAGGTAACTGGAGTCCACAACAAGCTCAACAAGGAAACAACTCTAACTACTCAAATGCTAACCAAAGTACACAAAGCTACAATTCATACAATAACTACAATAATTATAGAACAAATAACCAAACTCAAAGCTACAACTCAAATAATGGTGGAGGTTTAGGTGCAAATTATTCAACTTCTGATAGAAACGTTAAAGTAACAACTCAATCAGCACCAACTCAAAAATCTTCAAGCAATGCATCAGCTGCATTCGCAGGTCAAACATCTTCAGGTTCAAACCTATACACTTCAGGTCAATGTACTTACTATGTTTATGACAAAGTTGGCGGCAAAATCAGCTCAACTTGGGGCAACGCTAACAACTGGGCTAACGCAGCAGCATCATCAGGTTACACTGTAAATAATACACCTAAACAAGGTGCAATCATGCAAACTTCACAAGGTGCATTCGGTCACGTTGCATACGTTGAGAACGTAAATAATGACGGTTCAGTAAAAGTATCTGAAATGAACTATAACGGTGGACCTGGAGTTGTATCTACTCGTACAATCTCAGCAAGCCAAGCTGGCGCTTATAACTACATTTCATAA